The following proteins are co-located in the Macadamia integrifolia cultivar HAES 741 chromosome 3, SCU_Mint_v3, whole genome shotgun sequence genome:
- the LOC122073972 gene encoding aminoacylase-1-like: MEGIYGTCFPSSLPRPLISLLFFLYISIVVVSLPEDSSAIISRFQQYLQINTAHPNPDYSAAADFILSQAKAIGLESQSLEFVRGKPVVLLKWPGTNPHLSSILLNSHTDVVAAEYQKWVHPPFDAHIDQAGDIYARGSQDMKCVGMQYLEAIRRLKNSGFQPVRTVYVSFVPDEEISSRDGAGKLSESEEFKKMNVGILFDEGLASTNENYRVFFAERSPWWLVLKASGSPGHGSKLYDNSAMENLMKSIEIVRRFRAAQFDMVKAGLKEEGDVISVNMAFLKAGTPSPTGFVMNLQPSEAEAGFDIRIPPTADEKLLEKRIEEEWAPSSRNMSFEFKIKVSTLDEFGKPVLTVTDGSNPWWALLEGAVKKANGKLGKPEVFPASTDSQYFRQQALAAIGFSPMANTPILLHDHNEFLNQEEYLKGIEIYESIIEACTSYTEHSRNAASRDEL, translated from the exons ATGGAGGGAATTTATGGAACTTGCTTTCCCTCTTCACTTCCACGTCCTCTAATTTCGCTTCTATTCTTCTTATACATATCGATAGTAGTTGTTTCATTGCCAGAGGATTCATCGGCGATAATCTCCAGATTCCAACAATATCTTCAAATCAACACAGCTCACCCCAACCCTGATTACTCTGCAGCTGCCGATTTCATCCTCTCTCAAGCCAAAGCCATCGGCCTCGAATCGCAATCCCTTGAATTCGTCAGGGGTAAGCCTGTTGTTCTCCTCAAGTGGCCTGGTACAAACCCTCATCTCTCTTCCATTCTCTTGAATTCGCACACGGACGTGGTAGCTGCCGAGTACCAGAAATGGGTTCACCCTCCTTTCGATGCTCACATCGATCAGGCCGGAGATATCTATGCCAGAGGATCGCAGGACATGAAGTGTGTTGGGATGCAGTACCTGGAGGCCATCCGACGATTGAAGAATTCTGGGTTCCAGCCAGTTAGGACTGTTTACGTTTCGTTCGTTCCAGACGAGGAAATAAGCAGCCGTGATGGAGCTGGAAAATTATCCGAGTCCgaagaattcaagaaaatgaatgTTGGAATCCTCTTTGATGAAG GGCTGGCATCGACGAATGAAAATTATCGTGTTTTCTTTGCGGAGAGGTCCCCGTGGTGGCTTGTGCTTAAGGCTTCTGGTTCCCCTGGTCATGGGTCAAAACTTTACGACAATAGTGCAATGGAGAACCTAATGAAGAGCATCGAGATTGTGAGGAGGTTCCGGGCTGCCCAATTTGACATGGTGAAAGCGGGtttgaaggaagaaggagatgtCATTTCAGTGAATATGGCCTTCTTGAAGGCTGGCACGCCATCTCCAACT GGGTTCGTAATGAATCTGCAGCCATCTGAAGCTGAAGCTGGTTTTGATATTCGAATTCCACCAACTGCTGATGAGAAATTGCTGGAGAAACGGATTGAAGAGGAATGGGCACCTTCTTCGCGCAACATGTCATTTGAG TTTAAAATCAAGGTTTCCACTCTAGATGAGTTTGGGAAGCCAGTTCTCACTGTTACAGATGGCTCTAATCCATGGTGGGCACTTCTAGAAGGGGCAGTAAAGAAAGCTAATGGCAAACTTGGCAAACCAGAAGTTTTTCCAGCCTCAACAGATTCTCAATACTTCAGGCAACAAGCATTGGCAGCAATTGGCTTCTCCCCCATGGCAAACACTCCTATTCTGCTCCATGACCATAATGAG TTTCTAAATCAAGAGGAGTACCTGAAAGGAATTGAAATATATGAATCAATCATTGAAGCTTGCACATCTTACACTGAGCACTCAAGGAATGCTGCTTCCAGAGACGAGTTGTAA
- the LOC122073974 gene encoding aminoacylase-1A-like isoform X1 — MKCVGMQYLEAIRRLKNSGFQPVRTVYVSFVPDEEIGGHDGAEKLAESEDFKKMNVGILLDEGIASTNENYRVFFAERCPWWLVIKATGSPGHGSKLYDNSAMENLLKSIQIVRKFRAAQFDMVKAGLKEEGEGISVNMAFFKAGTPSPTGFIMNLQPSEAEAGFDIRVPPTADEKLLEKRIEEEWAPSSRNMTFEFKSKASTLDDFGKPVLTATDGSNPWWALLEGAVKKANGKLGKPELYPASTDARYYRKGGLPAIGFSPIANTPILLHDHNECLNQAEYLKGIEIYESIIEAYASYTEHTRNAASRDEL, encoded by the exons ATGAAGTGTGTTGGGATGCAGTACCTGGAGGCCATCCGCCGATTGAAGAATTCTGGGTTCCAGCCGGTTAGGACTGTTTACGTTTCGTTTGTTCCAGACGAGGAAATAGGTGGCCATGACGGGGCTGAGAAATTAGCCGAGTCGGAAGATTTCAAGAAAATGAATGTTGGAATTCTCCTCGATGAAG GGATCGCATCGACAAATGAAAATTACCGTGTTTTCTTTGCGGAGAGGTGCCCATGGTGGCTTGTGATTAAGGCTACTGGTTCCCCTGGTCATGGGTCAAAACTGTACGACAATAGTGCAATGGAGAACCTACTGAAGAGCATCCAGATTGTGAGGAAGTTCCGGGCTGCCCAATTTGACATGGTAAAGGCAGGACTGAAGGAAGAAGGTGAGGGCATTTCGGTGAATATGGCATTTTTTAAGGCCGGCACACCATCTCCAACT GGGTTCATTATGAATTTGCAGCCATCTGAAGCTGAAGCAGGTTTTGACATTCGGGTCCCACCGACTGCTGATGAGAAATTGTTGGAGAAACGGATTGAAGAGGAATGGGCACCTTCTTCACGGAACATGACATTTGAG TTTAAAAGCAAGGCTTCCACTCTAGATGACTTTGGGAAGCCAGTCCTCACTGCTACAGATGGCTCTAATCCATGGTGGGCACTTTTAGAAGGGGCAGTAAAGAAAGCTAATGGCAAACTTGGCAAACCAGAACTTTATCCAGCCTCAACAGATGCTCGATACTACAGGAAAGGAGGATTGCCAGCAATTGGCTTCTCTCCCATAGCGAACACTCCTATTCTGCTCCATGACCATAATGAG TGTCTAAATCAAGCGGAGTACCTGAAAGGAATTGAAATATACGAGTCAATAATCGAAGCATACGCATCTTACACTGAGCACACAAGGAATGCTGCTTCCAGAGACGAGTTGTAA
- the LOC122073974 gene encoding aminoacylase-1A-like isoform X2 gives MLEFSSMKTGIASTNENYRVFFAERCPWWLVIKATGSPGHGSKLYDNSAMENLLKSIQIVRKFRAAQFDMVKAGLKEEGEGISVNMAFFKAGTPSPTGFIMNLQPSEAEAGFDIRVPPTADEKLLEKRIEEEWAPSSRNMTFEFKSKASTLDDFGKPVLTATDGSNPWWALLEGAVKKANGKLGKPELYPASTDARYYRKGGLPAIGFSPIANTPILLHDHNECLNQAEYLKGIEIYESIIEAYASYTEHTRNAASRDEL, from the exons ATGTTGGAATTCTCCTCGATGAAG ACAGGGATCGCATCGACAAATGAAAATTACCGTGTTTTCTTTGCGGAGAGGTGCCCATGGTGGCTTGTGATTAAGGCTACTGGTTCCCCTGGTCATGGGTCAAAACTGTACGACAATAGTGCAATGGAGAACCTACTGAAGAGCATCCAGATTGTGAGGAAGTTCCGGGCTGCCCAATTTGACATGGTAAAGGCAGGACTGAAGGAAGAAGGTGAGGGCATTTCGGTGAATATGGCATTTTTTAAGGCCGGCACACCATCTCCAACT GGGTTCATTATGAATTTGCAGCCATCTGAAGCTGAAGCAGGTTTTGACATTCGGGTCCCACCGACTGCTGATGAGAAATTGTTGGAGAAACGGATTGAAGAGGAATGGGCACCTTCTTCACGGAACATGACATTTGAG TTTAAAAGCAAGGCTTCCACTCTAGATGACTTTGGGAAGCCAGTCCTCACTGCTACAGATGGCTCTAATCCATGGTGGGCACTTTTAGAAGGGGCAGTAAAGAAAGCTAATGGCAAACTTGGCAAACCAGAACTTTATCCAGCCTCAACAGATGCTCGATACTACAGGAAAGGAGGATTGCCAGCAATTGGCTTCTCTCCCATAGCGAACACTCCTATTCTGCTCCATGACCATAATGAG TGTCTAAATCAAGCGGAGTACCTGAAAGGAATTGAAATATACGAGTCAATAATCGAAGCATACGCATCTTACACTGAGCACACAAGGAATGCTGCTTCCAGAGACGAGTTGTAA
- the LOC122073355 gene encoding uncharacterized protein LOC122073355 produces MSLRIKAVVDKFVKELKEALDADIQDRIMKEREMQSYIEEREKEVAEREAAWKAELSRREAEIARQESRLKMERENLEKEKSVLMGTASNQDNQDGALEITVSGEKYRCLRFAKAKK; encoded by the exons ATGTCCCTGAGAATCAAGGCAGTAGTTGACAAGTTCGTGAAGGAGTTGAAAGAAGCTTTAGATGCAGATATCCAAGACCGGATCATGAAGGAGAGGGAGATGCAGAGCTACATcgaggaaagggagaaagaggtcGCCGAGAGAGAGGCTGCTTGGAAGGCCGAGCTTTCTCGTCGAGAG GCTGAGATTGCCCGACAAGAAAGTAGGCttaagatggagagagaaaaccttgagaaagagaagagtGTCTTAATGGGAACTGCCTCAAATCAGGATAATCAGGATGGAGCTCTGGAAATCACTGTAAGTGGTGAGAAGTATCGATGCCTCAGGTTTGCCAAAGCGAAAAAATGA